One region of Oryza sativa Japonica Group chromosome 10, ASM3414082v1 genomic DNA includes:
- the LOC4349322 gene encoding NADH dehydrogenase [ubiquinone] 1 beta subcomplex subunit 8, mitochondrial: MAGRLTAAGSRVLGGQGAAARAAVSALRHRAGMGLPVGRHIVPDKPLPTNDELVWDNGTPFPEPCIDRLAPHIGKYEALAWLCGGLGFFATLGLAATLNDKASKIPYTPKVYPFDNLREELGDRP, translated from the exons ATGGCAGGGAGGCTGACCGCGGCGGGATCCCGCGTCCTGGGCGGCCAGGGCGCCGCTGCCCGCGCCGCGGTGTCCGcgctccgccaccgcgccggcatGGGCCTCCCCGTCGGCAGGCACATCGTCCCCGACAAGCCC CTGCCGACGAACGACGAGCTGGTGTGGGACAACGGCACGCCCTTCCCGGAGCCCTGCATCGACCGCCTCGCGCCGCACATCGGCAAG TACGAGGCGCTGGCCTGGCTTTGCGGTGGGCTCGGATTCTTCGCTACTCTTGGCTTGGCTGCCACCTTGAACGACAAGGCCTCCAAGATCCCCTAT ACTCCAAAAGTCTACCCATTTGACAATTTGAGAGAGGAACTTGGTGATAGACCATAG
- the LOC4349323 gene encoding putative lipid-binding protein AIR1B, whose product MAVAHKNSSRNKLAVAAIVALMSLLVFAAAPSEACGGRCNGGACRSRCAKPTPAPARRAAGAKCPFDALKLAACADVLGGGGGGGGLLNLGHLLGNSSPSSSGEQCCGLLAGLADVDAAVCLCTALRANVLGLVGVEPHVQLSVLVNRCSRKLPNGFQCSSN is encoded by the coding sequence atggcggtggcgcaCAAGAACAGTAGTAGAAACAAGCTTGCAGTCGCCGCCATTGTGGCGCTGATGAGCCTCCTCGTGTtcgccgcggcgccgtcggAGGCATGCGGCGGCcgctgcaacggcggcgcctGCAGATCGCGGTGCGCCAaaccgacgccggcgccggcgcgccgcgccgccggcgccaagTGCCCGTTCGACGCGCTGAAGCTGGCGGCGTGCGCCGACgtgctgggcggcggcggcggaggaggagggctgCTGAACCTGGGCCATCTGCTGGGgaactcgtcgccgtcgtcctccggcGAGCAGTGCTGCGGGctcctcgccggcctcgccgacgTGGACGCCGCCGTGTGCCTCTGCACGGCGCTGCGCGCCAACGTGCtcggcctcgtcggcgtcgagccGCACGTCCAGCTCAGCGTCCTCGTCAACCGCTGCAGCAGGAAGCTCCCCAATGGCTTCCAGTGCTCCAGCaactag
- the LOC4349324 gene encoding cortical cell-delineating protein: MAASKVAPVLALSLLLLAVAAHGCEPHCSGGGAPAVVIPTPTVVVPLPSFGGAHGGYGGYGHGRCPIDALKLRVCANVLNGALGVNVGHGPYDCCPLLAGLADADAAVCLCTAVKANVLGVNLNVPVELKLILNKCGKTCPSDFTC; this comes from the coding sequence ATGGCTGCTTCCAAGGTCGCTCCCGTCCTGGCCCtgagcctcctcctcctcgccgtcgcggcgcaCGGCTGCGAGCCCcactgctccggcggcggcgcgccggcggtcGTCATACCGACGCCGACGGTGGTGGTGCCACTGCCGTCGTTCGGCGGCGCCCATGGCGGCTACGGCGGCTACGGCCATGGCCGCTGCCCGATCGACGCGCTGAAGCTGCGGGTGTGCGCCAACGTGCTCAACGGCGCGCTCGGCGTGAACGTCGGCCATGGCCCCTACGACTGCTGCCCGCtgctcgccggcctcgccgacgccgacgccgccgtctgcCTCTGCACCGCCGTGAAGGCCAACGTGCTCGGCGTCAACCTCAACGTCCCCGTCGAGCTCAAGCTCATCCTCAACAAGTGCGGCAAGACCTGCCCCTCCGACTTCACCTGCTAA
- the LOC4349325 gene encoding cortical cell-delineating protein: MAYSKIAPLLALTILLFAAAAHGCAPYCPGGAPPVIPTPPVVVPTPPSHHHHGGHGHGRCPIDALKLRVCANVLNGLVGVKIGAGPDDCCPLLSGLADLDAAVCLCTAIKANVLGIINLNIPVDLSLILNNCGKICPSDFTC, from the coding sequence ATGGCTTATTCCAAGATCGCTCCCCTCCTCGCCCTGACCAtcctcctcttcgccgccgctgcgcaCGGCTGCGCGCCATACTGCCCCGGAGGGGCGCCGCCGGTCATCCcgacgccgccggtggtggtgccgacgccgccgtcgcaccaccaccacggcggccACGGCCATGGGCGCTGCCCGATCGACGCCTTGAAGCTGAGGGTGTGTGCCAACGTGCTCAACGGGCTCGTCGGCGTCAAGATCGGAGCTGGCCCCGACGACTGCTGCCCGCTGCTGTCCGGCCTAGccgacctcgacgccgccgtctgCCTCTGCACCGCCATCAAGGCCAACGTTCTTGGGATCATCAACCTCAACATCCCCGTCGATCTCAGCCTCATCCTCAACAACTGCGGCAAGATCTGTCCCTCCGATTTCACCTGCTAA
- the LOC4349326 gene encoding cortical cell-delineating protein-like yields the protein MASTTKVVAPLLAFTLLILAVAARGCEPNCSGGPVIPTPTTPSYDRHGHCPIDALKLRVCANVLNGLVGVKIGAGPNECCSLLQGIADLDAAVCLCTAVKANVLGINLNLPVDLSLILNKCNKIYPSGFTC from the coding sequence ATGGCTTCCACCACCAAAGTCGTAGCTCCCCTCCTCGCCTTCACCCTCCTcatcctcgccgtcgcggcgcgcGGCTGTGAGCCCAACTGCTCCGGTGGTCCGGTGATCCCGACGCCGACAACGCCGTCGTACGACCGCCATGGCCACTGCCCCATCGACGCCCTGAAGCTGAGGGTGTGCGCCAACGTGCTCAATGGGCTCGTTGGCGTCAAGATCGGAGCCGGCCCCAACGAGTGCTGCTCGCTGCTGCAGGGGATCGccgacctcgacgccgccgtctgCCTCTGCACCGCCGTCAAGGCCAATGTGCTGGGCATCAACCTCAACCTCCCCGTCGATCTGAGCCTCATCCTCAACAAGTGCAACAAGATCTACCCATCCGGCTTCACCTGCTAA
- the LOC9267484 gene encoding cortical cell-delineating protein, with protein sequence MASTKVVAPLLALTLLLFAVAAHGCEPNCSGGGPVIPTPTTPSYDRHGHCPIDALKLRVCANVLNGLVGVKIGAGPNECCSLLQGIADLDAAVCLCTAVKANVLGINLNLPVDLSLILNKCSKIYPSGFTC encoded by the coding sequence ATGGCTTCCACCAAGGTCGTCGCTCCCCTCCTCgccctcaccctcctgctcttCGCCGTCGCGGCGCACGGCTGTGAGCCCAACTGCTCCGGCGGTGGTCCGGTGATCCCGACGCCGACAACGCCGTCGTACGACCGCCATGGCCACTGCCCCATCGACGCCCTGAAGCTGAGGGTGTGCGCCAACGTGCTCAATGGGCTCGTCGGCGTCAAGATCGGAGCCGGCCCCAACGAGTGCTGCTCGCTGCTGCAGGGGATCGccgacctcgacgccgccgtctgCCTCTGCACCGCCGTCAAGGCCAACGTGCTGGGCATCAACCTGAATCTCCCCGTCGATCTGAGCCTCATCCTCAACAAGTGCAGCAAGATCTACCCATCCGGCTTCACCTGCTAA
- the LOC4349327 gene encoding cortical cell-delineating protein: protein MAITKVAPLLALSLLLFAVAAVHGCEPYCGHGGPVIPTPPVVVPTPPSYHRHGRCPIDALKLRVCTNVLNGLVGVKIGAGPDDCCPLLSGLADLDAAVCLCTAVKANVLGMKLNLAVDLSLILNKCGKICPSDFTC from the coding sequence ATGGCTATCACCAAGGTCGCTCCCCTCCTCGCCCtcagcctcctcctcttcgccgtcgccgccgtgcacgGCTGCGAGCCCTACTGCGGCCACGGTGGCCCGGTCATCCcgacgccgccggtggtggtgccgacgccgccgtcgtaccaccgccatggccgctgcCCGATCGACGCCCTGAAGCTGAGGGTGTGCACCAACGTGCTCAACGGGCTCGTCGGCGTCAAGATCGGAGCCGGCCCCGACGACTGCTGCCCGCTGCTCTCCGGGCTCGccgacctcgacgccgccgtctgCCTCTGCACCGCCGTCAAGGCCAACGTGCTCGGCATGAAACTCAACCTCGCCGTCGATCTAAGCCTCATCCTCAACAAGTGCGGCAAGATCTGCCCCTCCGACTTCACCTGCTAA
- the LOC4349328 gene encoding U-box domain-containing protein 36 encodes MAAPEKVFVALPAEAKSGRSTLSWALGHFRATAIVVTHVHVPPQMIPVMGVKFHASKLNPEQVSLFRMAERDKVDKQLDHYVNQCLRMKMKCEKLVIENENVVDGLVELINLHGVTKLVISAAPDRNYSRKMDKPASRTATEIMQRADPSCKIWFVCKERLICTSGVEVEIAPGHTPFIPDTGHDALQLTLHQEQDDNNESELGFYDEIKEACKAADNLMMRALRESYRRQKADEEVVSSLQKAKEYEELYLEEVKKRKELEEALLRASEEIAQLKQERDLPKNDQNTTMEEQKEVISDNLILEASGQIIKPLQEYLDHDENCVREPETLLIQRKLAASFSPSSVMQSPFDEDCCIPSYFICPILQEVMREPCIASDGFTYETDAIRSWLDGGRRVSPITGQPIVHQQLIPNLSLRSVIQDHARRNQYSFS; translated from the exons atggcggcgccggagaaggTGTTCGTGGCGCTGCCGGCGGAGGCGAAGTCCGGCAGGTCGACGCTGTCGTGGGCTCTCGGCCATTTCCGGGCCACGGCCATCGTCGTCACGCATGTTCATGTGCCGCCGCAGATGATCCCCGTCA TGGGAGTCAAGTTCCATGCCAGTAAACTGAATCCGGAGCAAGTGAGCTTGTTCAGAATGGCTGAGCGTGACAAGGTGGACAAGCAATTAGATCACTACGTCAATCAATGCCTGAGGATGAAG ATGAAATGTGAGAAGCTAGTCATTGAGAACGAAAATGTTGTAGACGGTCTTGTTGAACTAATCAACTTGCATGGAGTGACCAAGCTAGTAATTTCAGCTGCCCCAGACAGGAATTACTCAAG AAAAATGGACAAACCTGCATCCAGGACAGCAACAGAAATTATGCAGAGAGCTGACCCATCATGCAAGATTTGGTTTGTCTGCAAAGAACGGTTAATCTGTACAAG TGGCGTGGAAGTAGAAATTGCACCTGGACATACGCCTTTCATTCCTGATACTGGTCACGATGCTCTGCAGTTGACACTTCACCAGGAACAG GATGACAACAATGAATCGGAACTGGGTTTTTACGATGAGATCAAAGAAGCATGCAAAGCAGCTGACAACTTAATGATGAGAGCTTTAAGAGAATCTTACAGACGGCAGAAAGCAGACGAAGAAGTAGTTTCATCTCTTCAGAAA GCCAAAGAATACGAGGAGCTGTACTTGGAGGAGGTTAAAAAGAGGAAAGAACTGGAAGAAGCACTTCTGAGAGCAAGCGAAGAAATTGCACAGTTAAAACAAGAAAGAGATCTACCCAAGAATGATCAGAACACAACCATGGAGGAACAGAAAGAAGTGATTTCAGACAATTTGATCTTAGAGGCCTCCGGGCAAATAATTAAGCCGCTGCAAGAGTATCTTGATCATGATGAGAACTGTGTCAGAGAACCGGAGACGTTGCTCATACAAAGGAAGCTAGCTGCATCATTTTCTCCATCATCAGTGATGCAGTCGCCTTTCGATGAAGACTGCTGCATCCCTTCATACTTCATCTGCCCAATCCTTCAG GAGGTTATGAGGGAGCCTTGCATTGCATCAGACGGATTCACCTACGAAACCGATGCGATCAGATCCTGGCTTGATGGAGGACGGAGGGTATCTCCCATTACAGGACAGCCGATTGTGCACCAGCAGCTAATTCCAAACCTTTCTCTCCGTTCTGTCATCCAAGATCATGCAAGGAGGAATCAGTATTCATTTTCCTGA